One Clostridium sp. CM027 genomic window carries:
- a CDS encoding conjugal transfer protein TraX, with amino-acid sequence MKKLDAFQLKIIALIVMLMDHLYFAFGQVFPLWFHPLSRFVAPLFAFLMVEGLFHTKNKFKYNIRLFGWPVFMQAENFVINRVLGSAEFAVHNN; translated from the coding sequence ATGAAAAAATTAGATGCATTTCAATTAAAGATTATAGCACTTATAGTAATGCTTATGGATCATTTATACTTCGCATTTGGACAAGTATTTCCATTATGGTTTCATCCATTATCAAGATTTGTAGCACCATTATTTGCATTCTTAATGGTGGAAGGATTATTTCACACAAAAAATAAATTTAAGTATAACATCAGATTATTTGGATGGCCTGTATTTATGCAAGCAGAAAATTTTGTAATAAATAGGGTTTTAGGATCAGCAGAGTTTGCCGTTCACAATAATTAA
- a CDS encoding ATP-binding protein, with the protein MKKEDLNRIFEKGFTGTNGRNNAKSTGLGLYLTKELCEKLDHGIYVDSIYNEYTEFIITFKENF; encoded by the coding sequence ATAAAAAAAGAAGACTTAAATAGAATTTTTGAAAAAGGGTTTACTGGAACTAATGGTAGAAATAATGCCAAATCTACAGGCCTTGGGTTGTATTTAACAAAAGAATTATGTGAAAAACTAGATCATGGTATATATGTGGATTCAATATATAACGAATATACAGAGTTTATAATTACTTTCAAAGAGAATTTTTAG
- a CDS encoding IS1182 family transposase — protein sequence MLKGQLEIKINTYHSLYSLIIPKDNILKQINDLVDFSFVYDELMINYSSSMGRGAINPIMLFKYLLLKVIYELSDEDVVERTLYDMSFKYFLNLAPEETNLINSSTLTKFRKLRLKDMNLLDLLINKTVELAIKEGVLKSKAIIVDATHTKSRYNQKSASEELLKRAKNLRKTLYGVHPGIKEELPNKVTTGVLEDILEYCKLLIDTINEKPETAANPAVKTKLNYLMEAINDDLENLKISKDEDAKVGHKTEDSSFFGYKSHLAMSEERLITAAVITTGEKSDGKELITLIEKSREAGIDVNEVIGDTAYSEKKNLEYTKENKIALISRLNPVISQGMRKKEDEFEFNKDAGLFVCPAGHMAIKKAKQGKKNVGKNQVLTYYFNVEKCKNCVHKDGCYKEGAKSKTYSVSIKSNTHKDQIEFEKSEYFKKRARERYMIEAKNSELKHQHSYDVAISSGLISMQMQGALSIFTVNLKRIIKLKSMK from the coding sequence ATGCTAAAAGGACAATTGGAAATAAAAATAAATACATACCATAGCTTATATTCGTTAATTATTCCGAAAGATAACATTTTAAAGCAAATTAATGACCTTGTTGACTTTTCATTTGTTTATGACGAATTGATGATTAACTATAGTTCATCTATGGGTAGAGGTGCTATTAACCCCATAATGCTATTTAAATATTTACTTTTGAAAGTAATATATGAATTGTCTGATGAAGATGTTGTTGAAAGAACTCTTTATGACATGTCCTTTAAATATTTTCTAAATTTAGCCCCAGAAGAAACAAATTTAATAAACTCAAGTACACTAACTAAATTTAGAAAGCTTCGCCTTAAAGACATGAATTTATTGGATTTATTAATAAACAAGACTGTAGAACTTGCTATAAAAGAGGGAGTTTTAAAAAGTAAAGCAATAATAGTTGATGCTACGCATACCAAGTCACGTTATAACCAAAAGTCAGCAAGCGAGGAATTATTGAAACGTGCAAAAAACTTAAGAAAAACATTGTACGGAGTACATCCTGGTATTAAAGAAGAGTTACCTAATAAAGTTACAACTGGAGTACTTGAAGATATTCTTGAGTACTGCAAATTATTAATTGATACCATAAACGAGAAGCCAGAAACTGCAGCAAATCCAGCTGTGAAAACTAAATTAAACTACTTAATGGAAGCTATTAATGATGACTTAGAAAATCTAAAAATATCAAAAGATGAGGATGCAAAAGTGGGGCATAAAACTGAGGATAGTTCTTTTTTTGGATATAAATCACACCTTGCTATGAGTGAAGAACGTTTAATTACAGCAGCTGTTATTACAACTGGCGAAAAAAGTGATGGAAAGGAGCTCATAACCTTAATAGAAAAAAGCCGTGAGGCTGGTATAGATGTAAATGAAGTAATTGGAGATACAGCTTATTCTGAAAAGAAAAACCTAGAATATACAAAAGAAAATAAAATTGCATTAATTTCAAGACTAAATCCTGTAATTTCACAAGGAATGCGAAAAAAAGAAGATGAATTTGAGTTTAATAAAGATGCTGGTTTATTTGTATGTCCGGCAGGTCATATGGCTATTAAAAAAGCAAAACAGGGAAAGAAGAATGTTGGTAAAAATCAAGTGCTAACCTACTATTTTAATGTAGAAAAGTGTAAAAATTGTGTTCATAAAGATGGGTGTTATAAAGAAGGCGCTAAATCTAAAACTTATTCAGTTTCAATAAAGTCAAATACTCACAAAGATCAAATAGAGTTCGAAAAAAGTGAATATTTTAAAAAACGAGCTAGGGAACGTTATATGATAGAGGCTAAAAACAGTGAACTTAAGCACCAACATAGCTATGATGTAGCAATATCGTCAGGCTTAATTAGCATGCAAATGCAAGGTGCATTATCAATCTTCACTGTGAATCTAAAGAGAATAATTAAGTTGAAAAGCATGAAATAG